A genomic segment from Leptospira kirschneri serovar Cynopteri str. 3522 CT encodes:
- a CDS encoding rod-binding protein translates to MMIDSIKDYSNKLNLIEKPEVKSLLNLEKQHKNKSAFPEVLREEFNEKLTGKVSSSEIKLPHNIQEEIAADPYRKKLYSASVEFESIFVKMMLNEMKKTVNKSGLIDGGYAEEIFEDMLYDEYSKNLSSNSSLGLAEQIYQSLSSNLPPYQKIDQKV, encoded by the coding sequence ATGATGATTGATTCTATAAAAGATTATTCAAATAAACTAAATCTAATCGAAAAGCCAGAAGTAAAAAGTCTTCTAAATTTGGAAAAACAACATAAGAACAAGTCTGCTTTTCCGGAGGTTTTACGAGAAGAGTTTAACGAAAAACTTACTGGAAAAGTGAGTTCTTCCGAAATCAAACTTCCACATAACATTCAGGAAGAGATTGCGGCAGATCCGTATCGCAAAAAACTATATTCAGCTTCTGTTGAATTCGAATCCATATTCGTAAAAATGATGTTAAACGAGATGAAAAAAACGGTGAACAAATCCGGTTTGATAGACGGAGGATACGCGGAAGAAATTTTTGAAGATATGCTCTATGACGAATATTCTAAAAATCTATCTTCTAATTCTTCTTTGGGACTTGCGGAACAGATTTATCAGTCTTTATCTTCTAATCTTCCTCCCTATCAAAAAATTGATCAAAAGGTTTAA
- a CDS encoding flagellar basal body P-ring protein FlgI: MKSKYSIFCMFFSSGFIFLGTVFSLNSAEFRLKDIARIEGVRENQITGYGIVVGLPGTGDSKTPFTSESMKNYLKNLGVEANLKPDQTRNIASVLITATIPTYSRKGDKLNVVVSSIGDAKSLEGGVLLQSPLKTAGDKTYAVASGVISFGGRQEQERGISSRGNKKTVGVVHGGAIVEQELDQNFYASERVQIQLENQDFTTLNAIVSKIRSILPGKHGIGPESVVPISPSEINIVLGKSFENKSDAFLTLLSDIENLTVETQVKPKVVINERTGVIVMGGNITIEEVAVSRSGLNLSVTDKNRRRNWLGKEQEPTKSSFLIEESTSVGDVVEALNKVGASTKDIIAILEALKKSGALHAELEIQ; encoded by the coding sequence ATGAAATCTAAATATTCTATTTTTTGCATGTTCTTTTCGAGCGGTTTTATTTTTTTAGGGACTGTTTTTTCCTTAAACTCCGCCGAGTTTAGGTTGAAGGATATTGCAAGAATTGAAGGGGTTCGGGAAAATCAAATTACCGGTTACGGTATTGTGGTAGGTCTTCCCGGAACGGGAGATAGTAAAACTCCTTTTACGTCTGAAAGTATGAAAAATTATTTAAAGAATTTGGGAGTAGAAGCCAATCTTAAACCGGACCAGACTAGAAACATCGCTTCTGTTTTAATTACGGCTACGATACCAACTTATTCTAGGAAAGGAGATAAGTTAAACGTTGTAGTTTCGTCTATCGGAGACGCTAAGTCTTTGGAAGGTGGAGTTCTTTTACAATCTCCTTTAAAAACCGCTGGAGATAAAACTTATGCGGTTGCTTCTGGAGTGATTTCATTCGGAGGCAGACAAGAACAGGAGCGTGGAATTAGTTCCAGAGGAAATAAAAAAACGGTAGGGGTAGTTCACGGTGGGGCGATCGTCGAACAGGAGTTAGATCAGAATTTTTACGCTTCCGAAAGAGTTCAGATACAACTTGAAAATCAAGACTTTACTACATTAAACGCGATCGTCTCAAAAATCCGTTCTATTCTTCCGGGAAAACACGGAATTGGACCTGAGTCTGTAGTTCCTATTTCTCCTTCCGAAATTAATATCGTTCTCGGAAAAAGTTTCGAAAATAAATCGGATGCGTTCCTAACTTTGTTAAGCGACATCGAAAATTTGACCGTGGAAACACAAGTAAAACCTAAAGTAGTTATTAACGAAAGAACCGGAGTGATCGTGATGGGAGGTAATATTACGATCGAAGAAGTTGCGGTTTCTCGTTCTGGTTTGAATCTTTCTGTAACGGATAAAAATAGAAGACGTAATTGGCTCGGAAAAGAACAAGAACCCACTAAAAGTTCTTTTTTAATCGAGGAATCTACAAGCGTGGGTGACGTGGTGGAAGCCTTAAACAAAGTAGGCGCTTCTACAAAAGACATCATCGCTATTTTAGAAGCCCTAAAAAAATCAGGAGCGCTGCACGCGGAATTGGAGATACAATGA
- a CDS encoding class I SAM-dependent methyltransferase, whose protein sequence is MNPSESSSRSAWNFHYTRTKSRLGYPDENLVRMLSKIDSDKQEEKKALDFGTGSGRHCVLLNEFGYQVYATDYTENSIKTVQETFPFVKTSLGGDPPFPFEENFFDVIVSWGVLHYNSAQSAKNILKEKMRILKKGGYLAGSVRAVGDTHLQARETVVGTADLKGAYTRFYTLEELKEDLKGFSHLDFGYTERTPLGKLEERICHWIFLAKL, encoded by the coding sequence TTGAATCCGTCTGAATCTTCTTCCCGTTCCGCCTGGAATTTTCATTATACTAGAACCAAGTCCAGACTCGGTTATCCCGACGAAAATCTGGTCAGAATGCTTTCCAAAATCGATTCCGATAAACAAGAAGAAAAAAAAGCCTTAGATTTCGGAACCGGTTCCGGTAGACATTGTGTTTTGTTAAACGAATTCGGTTATCAAGTTTACGCCACAGATTACACCGAAAATTCCATCAAAACGGTTCAAGAAACGTTTCCTTTCGTAAAAACATCGTTAGGTGGTGATCCCCCCTTCCCCTTTGAAGAAAACTTTTTCGATGTAATCGTAAGTTGGGGAGTTCTACACTATAATTCTGCCCAATCGGCTAAAAATATTCTCAAAGAAAAAATGAGAATTCTCAAGAAAGGAGGTTATCTCGCTGGTTCTGTTAGAGCGGTAGGAGACACCCATCTTCAAGCACGGGAAACCGTAGTCGGTACCGCGGATCTTAAAGGTGCCTATACTCGTTTTTATACATTAGAAGAATTGAAAGAAGATTTAAAAGGTTTCTCCCACTTAGACTTCGGTTATACAGAAAGAACCCCTCTGGGAAAATTGGAAGAAAGGATCTGTCATTGGATTTTTCTGGCAAAACTATAA
- a CDS encoding YhjD/YihY/BrkB family envelope integrity protein: MLHFFKPGWLTDSDKIPEKGFLRTFVIFIRIILGSAYRFIKDDCLMQASGISYTTIVSLIPMLTVALSLITITSGLENRKEEIFDTINTFILQSNISIDINPYLETIGDLIDTASQIGAIGFITLVFSATAVLRSLENAFNGIWKIHSNRSLFQKLIFYFFVLAIGPLLFVIVEGIAKRTIDFFRPSHYFSMEKDSSGKIWVSGENGTLFRIDSNLKKEYSIREEEIDFENMKCLDALGGRLDFCKKPDIGTSNFVRIKIQEEMIYALSAKGLLLIKSLESPVWRLASFEGVELKDIEVINSNNIFIIFKNGEVLHYIPEGISFKPIFKDRLKMNASKIYFPDELNGYIADESGTVWTSNDGGFNFYPNRLTHLAFHDIHKTTNGEFFLAGERGALYRSTDGGNTWIQLSHKRYNFIRIWSFSGTDITELFLMDSLGNILISTDLGEHWNPFYTPMNGKLWANLLLERKENGQIKILNIGEYRTISVTESKDQKFVTTLITGGDSVFTIYSFLRILFPLSGIWLFFLSLYSLIPNTKVPLKASSVGAAVTGIIFLVFIWGFQVYILSFSETTMIIYKALAAIPIFLLGVYSLSLIVLFGAEITACLQFRERYIAPFHSLDEMNTSPSNEFRKLILTLKSAYKIQKEKKVPSSCVELSSVSGLKEEEIPVLTKKLCELELLSETKKNEFVPIASPVDLSIADVYRKVPEPLLTGDQNLKLFPTNIVSKIEKTEEKLQNDLDAIKFSDLIS, translated from the coding sequence ATGTTACATTTTTTTAAACCAGGTTGGTTAACCGACTCAGATAAGATCCCCGAAAAAGGTTTTTTAAGAACCTTCGTAATATTCATCCGGATCATATTGGGTTCCGCATATCGTTTCATCAAAGACGACTGTCTTATGCAGGCTTCCGGAATTTCCTATACTACGATCGTATCTTTAATTCCTATGCTTACGGTTGCGTTATCTTTGATTACAATCACTTCCGGTTTAGAAAATAGAAAAGAAGAAATTTTCGATACTATAAACACATTCATTTTACAAAGTAACATCAGCATAGACATCAACCCATATCTGGAAACAATAGGAGACCTAATCGATACCGCATCCCAAATTGGAGCGATCGGATTTATAACTTTAGTATTTTCGGCAACCGCGGTTCTACGTTCTCTCGAAAATGCATTTAACGGAATTTGGAAAATTCATTCTAATAGATCCCTATTTCAAAAATTAATTTTTTACTTTTTTGTATTAGCCATAGGCCCTCTTCTTTTTGTGATCGTAGAAGGAATCGCAAAAAGAACCATCGATTTTTTCAGACCTTCTCACTATTTTTCCATGGAAAAAGATTCATCCGGAAAAATTTGGGTGAGTGGAGAAAACGGAACCTTATTTCGAATAGACTCAAATCTCAAAAAGGAATATTCGATCCGAGAAGAAGAAATCGATTTTGAAAACATGAAATGTCTGGATGCGTTAGGCGGAAGACTTGACTTCTGCAAAAAACCGGACATAGGGACTTCCAATTTCGTTCGAATTAAAATCCAAGAGGAAATGATCTACGCTCTTTCCGCAAAAGGATTACTTTTAATCAAATCTTTAGAATCTCCCGTTTGGAGACTGGCTTCCTTCGAGGGTGTCGAACTAAAAGACATAGAGGTAATCAATTCAAATAATATTTTTATTATATTCAAAAATGGAGAAGTTCTTCATTACATTCCAGAAGGAATTTCCTTCAAACCGATCTTCAAAGACAGACTGAAGATGAACGCTTCTAAAATTTATTTTCCGGACGAATTAAACGGTTATATCGCCGACGAATCCGGAACGGTTTGGACTAGCAACGACGGAGGTTTTAATTTTTATCCGAATCGACTGACTCATTTAGCGTTTCATGATATTCATAAAACTACAAACGGAGAGTTCTTTTTAGCCGGAGAAAGAGGGGCTTTGTATCGTTCTACGGACGGAGGAAACACCTGGATACAGCTAAGCCATAAACGGTACAACTTTATACGAATCTGGTCTTTTAGCGGAACTGATATTACGGAATTATTTCTAATGGATAGTTTAGGAAATATACTGATTTCAACGGATTTAGGTGAACACTGGAATCCGTTTTATACTCCTATGAACGGTAAGTTATGGGCCAATCTTCTTTTAGAAAGAAAAGAAAACGGACAAATCAAAATACTCAACATAGGCGAATACCGCACGATCAGCGTTACAGAATCCAAGGACCAGAAGTTTGTAACGACCCTAATCACAGGGGGAGACAGTGTATTTACGATTTATTCTTTTTTAAGAATTTTATTTCCTCTTTCCGGAATTTGGCTCTTTTTTCTAAGCCTTTATTCCTTGATTCCGAACACGAAGGTTCCTTTAAAAGCTTCCTCTGTGGGTGCTGCTGTCACTGGGATTATATTTCTAGTTTTTATTTGGGGATTTCAAGTTTATATTTTATCTTTTAGTGAAACTACGATGATTATCTACAAAGCGTTAGCCGCTATTCCAATTTTTCTTTTAGGAGTATATTCACTTTCTCTAATTGTTTTGTTCGGAGCCGAAATCACCGCTTGTCTTCAGTTTAGAGAAAGATATATCGCCCCTTTTCACTCTCTGGACGAAATGAATACTTCGCCTAGCAACGAATTCAGAAAATTAATTTTAACTTTAAAATCAGCTTATAAAATCCAAAAAGAAAAAAAAGTTCCCTCTTCCTGTGTTGAACTTTCTTCCGTTTCTGGTTTAAAAGAAGAGGAAATTCCAGTCCTTACTAAAAAACTCTGTGAGTTGGAATTGTTGTCCGAAACTAAAAAAAATGAATTCGTTCCGATCGCTTCTCCCGTAGATCTAAGCATCGCGGACGTCTATCGTAAAGTCCCTGAACCTCTTTTAACCGGAGATCAAAATCTAAAATTATTTCCGACAAACATCGTTTCTAAAATCGAAAAAACGGAAGAAAAACTACAAAACGATCTGGACGCTATTAAGTTCAGCGATCTAATCAGCTAA
- a CDS encoding class I SAM-dependent methyltransferase encodes MDFSGKTINETCPCCQKKDWKFLYNSTFKNYNIPIYLCLSCGLQTQYPRPEPSQLYTEEYYSGNANFSYRDERQTEKFDRYVWKARIKNIQKFKSNGEFLDVGCSFGGFLNCAQEAGFQVTGVEISSYSAEVAKSRGLKVYTGEFLDVDLPENFFDVITLVEVIEHLSDPEQIFEKLNRILKPGGLLLIQTANFEGWQAIDAGANYHYYLPGHFYYYSQSNLKKILDRFGFKDPITYLGVDFSLFAKLLKSRGSFKSWNEYWKWIRISVYHWKSKLKKQNRPLTSSMVLYSFKAD; translated from the coding sequence TTGGATTTTTCTGGCAAAACTATAAACGAAACCTGTCCCTGTTGTCAAAAAAAAGACTGGAAATTTCTCTACAATTCAACATTTAAAAATTACAATATTCCAATTTACTTATGCTTAAGTTGTGGTCTACAAACTCAATATCCTAGACCGGAACCTTCCCAACTATACACGGAGGAATATTATTCCGGTAACGCTAATTTTTCGTACCGTGACGAAAGACAAACCGAAAAATTTGATCGATACGTTTGGAAAGCCAGAATTAAAAACATTCAAAAATTCAAATCAAATGGAGAATTTTTAGACGTAGGTTGTTCTTTTGGAGGTTTTTTAAACTGCGCCCAAGAAGCCGGTTTTCAAGTAACAGGAGTGGAAATCTCTTCTTATTCCGCGGAAGTCGCTAAGTCCAGAGGATTAAAGGTATATACGGGAGAATTTTTAGACGTTGATCTTCCTGAAAATTTTTTTGACGTGATTACTTTGGTAGAAGTGATAGAACACCTTTCTGATCCGGAACAAATTTTTGAAAAGTTAAATAGAATTCTCAAACCAGGAGGATTGTTACTAATACAAACTGCAAACTTTGAAGGTTGGCAAGCAATCGATGCAGGTGCAAACTATCACTACTACCTTCCTGGACATTTTTATTATTATTCGCAATCCAATCTGAAAAAAATTCTTGATCGTTTCGGTTTTAAAGATCCCATCACTTATCTCGGAGTGGATTTTTCTCTCTTCGCAAAATTACTTAAGTCCAGAGGAAGTTTCAAATCTTGGAATGAATATTGGAAATGGATTCGAATCAGTGTTTATCACTGGAAAAGCAAACTCAAAAAACAAAACAGACCTTTGACTTCATCTATGGTTCTGTACAGCTTCAAGGCGGACTGA